A portion of the Platichthys flesus chromosome 7, fPlaFle2.1, whole genome shotgun sequence genome contains these proteins:
- the atp5f1e gene encoding ATP synthase subunit epsilon, mitochondrial codes for MVAYWRQAGISYIRFSAICANAVRAALKPQIRDEAMKVAEASVKVLKPKVAA; via the exons ATGGTTGCATACTGGAGACAGGCAGGCATAAG CTACATCCGCTTCTCCGCCATCTGCGCCAACGCGGTGCGCGCTGCGCTGAAGCCGCAGATCAGGGACGAAGCTATGAAGGTCGCAGAAGCCAGCGTCAAAGTCCTCAAACCCAAAGTAGCAGCATAG